From bacterium, one genomic window encodes:
- a CDS encoding Rne/Rng family ribonuclease → GKVKNIIPGIDAAFVDIGWDRTGFLYISEVSTPPAISGEISPGLLTQEKDSKSPIEKALKEGEDILVQVVRDPVGNKGPRLTTFITIAGRFLVLMPFIERLGISKKIVDPKERNRIAEILKKIRPQHGGLILRTLGEGKNERELAHDLKYISWIWKRINFISKIKAAPSLLHQEPDLATRFARDILSPEKDKLIVDNFKKFVQLKRFFRRYSLDPSSFLEFYNSEVDLYKKYNVEEEIQKALKSKVWLPSGGSLAIEETEALVSIDVNSGKFTTAAGGLEDTALRTNLEASKEIARQVILRNLGGIIIIDFIDMKSLRNRRKLTNSLRDAFKGDRAVAKINTVSSFGLIEMTRERINPSLAQILCESCSYCQGSGVVKSIATVTIDKEKEIRKILQKTKEKTLKVQLNPEIYKYLKERKRDHIMERIFRKRLVLEENTSFNREEIKFTP, encoded by the coding sequence AAGGAAAAGTAAAAAATATAATACCCGGCATTGATGCTGCATTTGTGGATATAGGATGGGATCGCACGGGTTTTTTATATATTTCCGAAGTAAGTACGCCTCCTGCGATATCTGGTGAAATATCTCCGGGTTTGTTAACACAGGAAAAGGATTCTAAATCTCCCATTGAGAAAGCTTTAAAAGAAGGCGAAGACATACTAGTTCAGGTGGTAAGAGACCCTGTAGGCAATAAAGGTCCAAGATTGACTACTTTTATTACGATAGCCGGTAGATTTCTTGTTCTTATGCCCTTTATTGAACGATTAGGTATTTCAAAAAAAATCGTTGATCCTAAAGAAAGGAACAGAATTGCAGAAATTCTTAAGAAAATAAGACCGCAACATGGAGGACTTATTTTAAGAACACTTGGCGAGGGTAAGAACGAAAGAGAACTTGCTCATGATTTGAAGTATATTTCTTGGATATGGAAAAGAATAAATTTTATTTCAAAAATTAAAGCAGCTCCTTCTTTGTTACATCAGGAGCCGGATTTAGCCACGAGATTTGCACGCGATATACTAAGTCCGGAAAAAGACAAGCTAATTGTCGATAATTTTAAAAAATTTGTTCAATTAAAAAGGTTTTTTAGACGATACTCTCTTGACCCTTCGTCTTTCTTGGAGTTTTATAATTCGGAAGTGGACCTTTACAAGAAATATAATGTTGAGGAAGAGATACAAAAAGCTCTGAAAAGCAAGGTTTGGCTTCCAAGCGGAGGTTCTCTTGCAATTGAAGAAACCGAAGCATTAGTTTCTATAGACGTAAACAGCGGAAAGTTTACCACCGCAGCAGGTGGTTTGGAAGATACAGCTTTGAGAACGAATTTGGAGGCAAGTAAAGAAATAGCGCGTCAGGTAATCTTAAGAAATTTGGGAGGAATCATCATAATCGATTTTATAGATATGAAAAGCTTAAGGAACAGAAGAAAACTGACAAATAGCCTAAGAGATGCGTTTAAAGGCGATAGAGCAGTGGCAAAAATTAATACTGTATCGTCTTTTGGACTTATAGAAATGACAAGAGAAAGAATAAATCCTTCGCTTGCGCAAATTTTATGCGAAAGTTGTTCTTATTGCCAAGGTTCAGGCGTTGTAAAATCCATAGCTACGGTTACAATCGACAAAGAAAAAGAAATAAGAAAAATTCTTCAAAAAACAAAAGAAAAAACATTAAAAGT